Proteins encoded within one genomic window of Ammonifex degensii KC4:
- a CDS encoding copper amine oxidase N-terminal domain-containing protein, translating to MRKAFGLASLLVAFALALFAWVPPGPAAELHAKFVIGKTTYWVKGQGHSMDVAPFVENDRTYVPVRFLAYALGVPESGVEWDPAARKVTLTKDGTTVALVVGRPTVWVNGRARAMDVAPLVIPPGRTVLPARFVAEAFGYTVVWDNATRSVLVYAPEPSGYRIDMALARAGKLAPPPGAVAPPDSGNTFSFPPSKKCRTLECRVGSRYATVTDWDGNTYTVDLGTECVLAGDAATVQRAKEWYPHIYNDSNTYVIPGLPDNSLYAVYVPFLKVAELIGVPKGNVVWDGEHLAVFGYKGKLANYQVFAAGSREVVANFSDYGEKISLVHPLLARDGLPMYGTSNMSDIKPLCCYMLRCFYDGGFNHETGVYRLEIRPLMGTTPQ from the coding sequence TTGAGGAAAGCGTTCGGTCTGGCGTCCCTGCTCGTCGCGTTCGCGCTCGCGCTCTTCGCCTGGGTCCCGCCCGGCCCGGCGGCCGAGCTCCACGCGAAGTTCGTCATCGGGAAGACCACCTACTGGGTGAAGGGGCAGGGCCACTCCATGGACGTCGCCCCGTTCGTCGAGAACGACCGCACCTACGTGCCGGTCAGGTTCCTGGCCTACGCTTTAGGCGTGCCCGAGAGCGGGGTCGAGTGGGACCCGGCGGCGCGGAAGGTGACCCTCACGAAGGACGGCACGACCGTGGCGCTGGTGGTGGGCCGGCCCACCGTCTGGGTGAACGGCCGGGCGAGGGCGATGGACGTCGCCCCGTTAGTAATCCCGCCCGGAAGGACGGTGCTCCCGGCCAGGTTCGTGGCCGAGGCCTTCGGGTACACGGTGGTGTGGGACAACGCTACCCGGAGCGTGCTGGTGTACGCCCCCGAGCCCTCGGGCTACAGGATAGACATGGCGCTGGCGCGGGCCGGGAAGCTCGCACCGCCCCCGGGCGCCGTGGCTCCCCCCGACAGCGGGAACACCTTCAGCTTCCCGCCCAGCAAGAAGTGCAGGACGCTGGAGTGCAGGGTGGGGTCGAGGTACGCCACCGTGACCGACTGGGACGGGAACACCTACACGGTAGACCTGGGCACGGAGTGCGTCCTGGCGGGCGATGCGGCGACCGTCCAGCGCGCCAAAGAATGGTACCCGCACATTTACAACGACAGCAACACCTATGTGATACCGGGGCTACCGGACAACTCGCTCTACGCCGTTTACGTCCCCTTCCTGAAGGTCGCGGAGCTCATAGGCGTCCCGAAGGGGAACGTGGTGTGGGACGGTGAACACCTCGCCGTCTTCGGCTACAAGGGCAAGCTCGCCAACTACCAGGTGTTCGCCGCGGGGTCGAGGGAAGTGGTCGCCAACTTCTCCGACTACGGCGAGAAGATAAGCCTTGTCCACCCATTGCTGGCCCGCGACGGCCTGCCGATGTACGGAACCAGCAACATGTCGGACATAAAACCCTTGTGTTGCTACATGCTACGGTGCTTCTACGACGGCGGCTTCAACCACGAGACGGGGGTGTACCGGCTGGAGATAAGACCCCTGATGGGAACCACGCCGCAGTAG
- a CDS encoding pilus assembly protein TadG-related protein: MRVLKGEKGYALLYFAFLLPVLVIVAAWALDFTRIRLVKDQLWAACDAAAHAGAMEAKLVPGEVEQRVVTGPDGKPQRVETRVKWYRLLLDENAARQKAWEVFFKNAQDHGWMVDVTGSPSSPRGVFVPSGCFRTEAGSSTGRPDVQQDLYTVSAEARVRTYLVAGAVRLAEALSGRTDPARDYLKRGEVAVAATATAKVRVSGVKVGP, translated from the coding sequence TTGCGGGTTCTGAAGGGAGAAAAAGGCTACGCCCTCCTCTACTTCGCCTTCCTCCTCCCCGTGCTCGTCATCGTGGCGGCGTGGGCGCTGGACTTCACCCGGATAAGGCTGGTGAAGGACCAGCTGTGGGCCGCGTGCGACGCCGCGGCGCACGCCGGGGCGATGGAGGCGAAGCTCGTGCCGGGGGAGGTCGAGCAGAGGGTCGTGACCGGCCCGGACGGGAAGCCGCAGAGGGTGGAGACGCGGGTCAAGTGGTACAGGCTCCTGCTGGACGAGAACGCCGCCAGGCAGAAAGCGTGGGAGGTCTTCTTCAAGAACGCCCAAGACCACGGGTGGATGGTGGACGTCACGGGCAGCCCGTCGTCGCCGAGGGGGGTCTTCGTCCCCTCCGGCTGCTTCAGGACGGAAGCGGGGTCGTCCACCGGCAGGCCCGACGTGCAGCAGGATCTGTACACGGTGTCGGCGGAAGCGCGGGTGAGGACTTACCTGGTGGCCGGGGCGGTGCGGCTGGCGGAAGCGCTCTCCGGGAGGACGGACCCGGCGCGGGACTACCTGAAGAGGGGAGAGGTGGCGGTCGCCGCCACGGCCACCGCCAAGGTGAGGGTCTCGGGGGTGAAGGTCGGGCCTTGA
- a CDS encoding prepilin peptidase produces the protein MLVFAVASVFLLWASVVDLKRREIPDGAVLGVLLCALARLLACPGGWAPGLAGGLSVACLYLFLRWASGGGVGGGDVKLGAAAGLLLGWPASLLMVGVASATGLLHCLASRQRGVPLAPHIFLGCLAACLLDLSESLWVF, from the coding sequence TTGCTCGTCTTCGCCGTCGCCTCCGTCTTTCTCCTGTGGGCCTCCGTGGTAGACCTGAAGAGGAGGGAGATCCCGGACGGCGCCGTGCTGGGGGTGCTCCTCTGCGCCCTGGCGCGGCTGCTCGCCTGCCCCGGCGGGTGGGCCCCCGGCCTCGCGGGCGGGCTCTCCGTGGCCTGCCTCTACCTCTTCCTGCGGTGGGCGTCGGGCGGCGGCGTCGGGGGAGGGGACGTGAAGCTGGGCGCGGCGGCGGGCCTCCTCCTGGGCTGGCCCGCCTCCCTCCTGATGGTGGGCGTCGCCTCCGCCACGGGGCTCCTGCACTGCCTGGCCTCGCGGCAGAGGGGCGTCCCCCTGGCTCCCCATATCTTTCTCGGTTGCCTCGCCGCCTGTCTTCTGGATCTTTCGGAAAGTCTTTGGGTTTTTTAA
- a CDS encoding TadE/TadG family type IV pilus assembly protein, with translation MTAVVDFLEGGVERVRGLGGVCGLLAERLKEKRGDFAVYALTFPLFLFLVFAGTVGVIAWNAKQVVTEAAREGVRLASVGASDAAVKQKVASVVVPHLLGAKKVPSSGEVGKSYDLRGLLVRDKGKLWVSGVEVRGASGSVQAKLQSLVGKEVGLTGQYKEEQLGKTPMAVVPGSPQQGGQGQKEVVGTGGRLCLRAYGHNVSLTSQAWSPPPGAKILRVHLKGNSERGWDWGYLQGWDGSKWVDLAKRSGAYDEWVAVPGGVTQIRTRLTTDRSVLWDPTYVDAPEVEVEVQGDRYGVEYPRSAQAPAGVRKGESFTVEVYAVNRCSFSWTPEGRVGMAYHWYDDKGKPVLWDGERDYVKTTVPPGGGYTFRVPVKAPDAPGKYTLVLDLVREGVTWFEQKGCPVLKAQVDVVDSFPRFFEATSAEEASNAKEFRTVEVTTFDPDRDVVISRVGDRVSVEVRYHVPSFFPVGRLLGKDVWGPEITVKGTASAYREPV, from the coding sequence TTGACAGCAGTCGTTGACTTTTTAGAGGGAGGTGTAGAACGAGTGCGAGGCTTAGGTGGTGTTTGCGGCCTGCTGGCGGAACGGCTGAAAGAAAAGAGGGGGGACTTCGCCGTCTACGCCCTCACCTTTCCGCTCTTCCTCTTCCTGGTATTCGCCGGGACGGTAGGGGTGATCGCCTGGAACGCCAAGCAGGTGGTGACGGAGGCCGCCCGGGAGGGGGTCCGGTTGGCCTCGGTGGGGGCTTCCGACGCGGCCGTGAAGCAGAAGGTCGCGTCCGTCGTCGTCCCGCACCTCTTGGGGGCGAAGAAGGTGCCGTCCTCCGGCGAGGTCGGGAAGTCGTACGACCTCAGGGGGCTACTCGTCCGGGACAAGGGGAAGCTGTGGGTCTCCGGCGTGGAGGTGCGCGGCGCCAGCGGTAGCGTCCAGGCGAAGCTACAGTCCCTAGTGGGGAAGGAAGTGGGACTCACGGGGCAGTACAAGGAAGAGCAACTGGGGAAGACCCCCATGGCGGTGGTGCCGGGTAGCCCCCAGCAGGGCGGGCAAGGGCAGAAGGAGGTGGTAGGCACCGGCGGGAGGCTGTGCCTCCGCGCCTACGGGCACAATGTCAGCCTTACCTCCCAGGCGTGGAGCCCCCCTCCCGGCGCGAAGATCCTCAGGGTGCACCTGAAAGGAAACAGCGAGCGAGGGTGGGACTGGGGCTACCTGCAGGGTTGGGACGGCTCCAAGTGGGTCGACTTGGCCAAGAGGTCGGGCGCCTACGACGAGTGGGTCGCCGTCCCCGGCGGGGTGACGCAGATCAGAACCCGCCTGACCACGGACCGGAGCGTCCTCTGGGACCCGACCTATGTGGACGCTCCCGAGGTCGAGGTGGAGGTTCAGGGGGATCGGTACGGTGTGGAGTACCCCCGGTCTGCCCAGGCGCCGGCCGGAGTGAGAAAGGGAGAGAGCTTCACCGTGGAAGTCTACGCCGTAAACAGGTGCAGCTTCTCCTGGACGCCGGAAGGCAGGGTCGGCATGGCCTACCACTGGTACGACGACAAGGGGAAGCCGGTCCTGTGGGACGGGGAGAGGGACTATGTGAAGACGACAGTCCCCCCTGGCGGGGGCTATACCTTCAGGGTGCCCGTGAAGGCGCCGGACGCCCCCGGCAAGTACACCTTGGTCCTCGACCTGGTGCGGGAGGGCGTGACCTGGTTTGAGCAAAAGGGCTGCCCGGTCTTGAAGGCGCAGGTCGACGTGGTCGACTCCTTCCCGCGCTTTTTCGAGGCGACCTCGGCGGAAGAAGCCAGCAACGCGAAAGAGTTCAGGACCGTCGAGGTGACGACCTTCGACCCCGACAGAGACGTCGTCATCTCCCGGGTCGGGGACAGGGTGAGCGTGGAGGTGCGGTACCACGTGCCCTCGTTCTTCCCCGTCGGCAGGCTCCTGGGAAAGGACGTCTGGGGACCGGAGATCACCGTGAAAGGTACGGCGTCGGCTTACAGGGAACCCGTTTGA